In Phyllostomus discolor isolate MPI-MPIP mPhyDis1 chromosome 3, mPhyDis1.pri.v3, whole genome shotgun sequence, a single genomic region encodes these proteins:
- the SBK1 gene encoding serine/threonine-protein kinase SBK1, translating into MSVGCPEPDPPRSLPCCGPGTAPGLGAGVPLLTEDMQALTLRTLAASDVTKHYELVRELGKGTYGKVDLVAYKGTGTKMALKFVNKSKTKLKNFLREVSITNSLSSSPFIIKVFDVVFETEDCYVFAQEYAPAGDLFDIIPPQVGLPEDTVKRCVQQLGLALDFMHGRQLVHRDIKPENVLLFDRECRRVKLADFGMTRRVGCRVKRVSGTIPYTAPEVCQAGRADGLAVDTGVDVWAFGVLIFCVLTGNFPWEAASGADAFFEEFVRWQRGRLPGLPSQWRRFTEPALRMFQRLLALEPERRGPAKEVFRFLKHELTSELRRRPSHRARKPAGDRPPPAGPLRLEAPGPLKRTVLTESGSGSRPSPPAVGPVPVPEAGLAPPGPPGRTDGRPDKSKGQVVLATAIEICV; encoded by the exons ATGAGCGTGGGCTGCCCGGAGCCCGACCCGCCCCgctccctgccctgctgtggGCCGGGGACGGCCCCTGGACTGGGCGCCGGCGTGCCGCTCCTCACTGAAGACATGCAGGCGCTGACCCTCCGCACGCTGGCTGCTAGTGATGTCACCAAGCACTACGAACTGGTCCGGGAGCTGGGTAAAGGCACCTATGGGAAGGTTGACCTGGTGGCATACAAGGGCACAG GCACGAAAATGGCACTGAAATTCGTGAACAAGAGCAAAACCAAGCTGAAGAACTTCCTGCGGGAGGTGAGCATCACCAACAgcctctcctccagccccttcATTATCAAGGTCTTCGACGTGGTGTTTGAGACCGAGGACTGCTACGTCTTCGCCCAGGAGTACGCGCCCGCCGGGGACCTGTTTGACATCATCCCTCCTCAG GTGGGGCTCCCTGAGGACACAGTGAAGCGCTGTGTGCAGCAGCTGGGCCTGGCACTGGATTTCATGCACGGGCGGCAGCTGGTGCACCGCGACATCAAACCTGAGAATGTGCTGCTGTTCGACCGTGAGTGCCGCCGCGTGAAGCTGGCGGACTTCGGCATGACACGCCGTGTGGGCTGCCGCGTGAAACGGGTCAGCGGCACCATCCCGTACACAGCGCCTGAGGTGTGCCAGGCGGGCCGCGCCGACGGCCTGGCCGTGGACACCGGCGTGGACGTGTGGGCCTTCGGCGTGCTCATTTTCTGCGTGCTCACCGGCAACTTCCCGTGGGAGGCGGCCTCAGGAGCCGATGCCTTCTTTGAGGAGTTCGTGCGCTGGCAGCGTGGCCGCCTGCCCGGGCTGCCGTCCCAGTGGCGCCGTTTCACAGAGCCTGCCCTGCGCATGTTCCAGCGGCTGCTGGCGCTGGAGCCAGAGCGGCGCGGCCCGGCCAAGGAGGTCTTCCGCTTCCTCAAACACGAGCTCACCTCCGAGCTGCGGCGCAGGCCCTCGCACCGCGCGCGCAAGCCCGCGGGGGACCGCCCGCCGCCAGCAGGGCCACTGCGTCTGGAGGCGCCAGGGCCGCTCAAGCGCACGGTGCTGACAGAGAGTGGCAGCGGCTCCCGACCCTCTCCCCCCGCCGTTGGGCCAGTGCCCGTGCCTGAGGCTGGCCTGgcccccccagggcccccaggcagGACCGATGGCCGCCCAGACAAGAGCAAAGGGCAGGTGGTGCTGGCCACGGCCATTGAGATCTGCGTCTGA